One part of the Nitrosophilus kaiyonis genome encodes these proteins:
- a CDS encoding sensor histidine kinase, whose translation MTYDSKKYAIKYAIIYSIFIATVLFVPLVIYTKLMLNINEAKTEIELKKDAYKIISAMDEFNPKESEVFYYPRYKSFESGIYDKNFKSIFTLIKFVPNSYSLGYHKQKNYRYFIMKLPDEIYFESKYLVVAKKYNPWSIYKMFIIVSIGILFILFIFSYVILKNFSKPFTELNRKLDNFIKDSMHEINTPLSIINVNVDLFTRKFGENRYLERIKAAAKTLASIYNDMDYLIKKDKINYEKENIDFSKFLKERVEYFKEIAALRDIKIYTHIKKDIYLNFNKTKLQRIVDNTLSNAIKYSKEHSKIEVFLKEDNEHIILNIKDYGIGINNPNKIFDRYYRENLTKGGFGIGLNIVKNIIDKERVKLRIISKPQFGSSFIYFFPKNLS comes from the coding sequence TTGACATATGATTCAAAAAAATACGCAATAAAATATGCAATTATTTATTCAATTTTTATAGCTACTGTTCTTTTTGTACCATTAGTTATATATACTAAACTAATGCTTAATATTAATGAAGCAAAAACAGAGATTGAATTAAAAAAAGATGCTTATAAAATAATTTCTGCAATGGATGAATTTAATCCAAAAGAGAGTGAGGTATTTTATTATCCAAGATATAAATCTTTTGAATCTGGAATTTATGATAAAAATTTTAAATCAATATTTACATTAATAAAATTTGTTCCAAATAGCTATTCTCTAGGATACCATAAACAGAAAAATTATAGATATTTTATTATGAAATTGCCAGATGAGATCTATTTTGAAAGTAAATATTTGGTTGTTGCAAAAAAATATAATCCTTGGTCTATATATAAAATGTTTATTATTGTTTCAATCGGAATACTTTTTATATTATTTATATTTTCTTATGTAATATTGAAAAACTTTTCAAAACCTTTCACAGAACTAAATAGAAAACTTGATAATTTTATAAAAGATTCTATGCATGAGATAAATACGCCTCTTAGTATAATTAATGTAAATGTTGATCTTTTTACAAGAAAATTTGGAGAAAATAGATATTTAGAAAGGATAAAAGCTGCAGCAAAAACATTAGCAAGTATATATAATGATATGGATTATTTAATCAAAAAGGATAAGATAAATTATGAAAAAGAAAATATTGATTTTAGTAAATTTTTAAAAGAGAGAGTAGAATATTTTAAAGAGATAGCTGCTTTAAGGGATATTAAAATATATACTCATATTAAAAAAGATATATATTTAAATTTTAATAAAACAAAACTTCAAAGAATAGTTGATAATACTCTTTCAAATGCAATTAAATACTCAAAAGAGCATTCTAAAATAGAGGTTTTTTTGAAAGAGGATAATGAGCATATTATTTTGAATATAAAAGATTATGGTATTGGAATAAATAATCCTAATAAAATTTTTGATAGATATTATAGAGAAAATTTAACTAAAGGAGGTTTTGGTATAGGTCTTAATATTGTAAAAAATATTATAGATAAAGAAAGAGTAAAACTTCGCATAATCTCAAAGCCACAATTTGGAAGCAGCTTCATTTATTTCTTCCCTAAAAATCTTTCATAA